A region of the Candidatus Zixiibacteriota bacterium genome:
TTCCCCGCCACGTTCCTCCGTTGCGGTTCCTTTGGCCGGCTCGACCTTGGCGGGCGCGGTTTGCTCGACTGCGGGCGCATCGCTGGCCAGCATCGGTTTGAGCACTTTCAGCGTGACGACGTAGGCCGCGACGATGGCGACCAAGCCGATGACGCCGAAGATGGCGACCTTGGTCAGAAGCGCGGTCAGGTTGGACGGGAGTTTCACCTTGGCCGCCGCCGGCTGATGCTCAGTCGCTTCGGTTTTTTCTTTGACATCCGGCATCGCTATACTCTCTCGTTCTCACGGAAGGCGGCCGCCGGTGCGACGCTGTGGGTCGCGCGGCGGTACGCCACCGTTTTCTCGACAATTTCCTCTGTATTTTCCCGCACCATGATCTTCTTGCCTGTCGTCAGGCTGATGATCGTGTCCGGGATCTCCTCAACGAACTCGATCAGGTCGGCGTTGACGACGATCTGCTGTCCGTTGAGTCGGGTGACCTTAATCATGATGCCGCCTCAATCGCTTATCTCTTCAAGTTGACCAGATCATCGAGCATGTTGTCCGACGTCGTGATGACACGGGCGTTGGACTGGAAGCCGCGCTGGGCGATGATCATGTTGGTGAATTCCTGGGCCAGATCGACGTTGGCGGATTCGAGCGCGCCGGAGGAGATCGTCGCGGAGACGGTCTCACCGGCCGTGCCTTCAATGCCCTCGCCGGAGTTGGCCGAGGTCTGATAAAGCGACTCGCCCGCCTTGATCAAGCCGGCCTCGTTGTTGAAGTCCGCAAGGGTGACCTGAGCGAGGTTGCGCGAGACGCCGTTGGTGAAAATGCCGATGATCAGTCCGGTCGGGTCAATGGAGATCTTGTCGAGGATGCCCATGCCGTAGCCGTCCTGATTGATGGCGGCCACGGTCTCGACGCCGGAGAAGCCGGTCAGACCATCGTAGGCGCCGGAGGTGCCGGCGAACAAGTCAATTTGCGCCAGTCCGGCGCCGTTATTCGGGTCAAACTGCAGGTTGGTCGCGCCGCCGTCATAAGCCCAGCGCAACAGCGAACCGTCGGGGTTGAAGGTCACGGTCCCGGAGCCACCGGTCTGGATAGTCTCGCCGCCCTGCATTGTCACTTCCCAATACCACTTGTTCGGTTCATGGGACTTGATGAAGTTCGTCATCAGAGTATGAGTGCCGCCGAGCGAGTCATAGACAGTGAGCGAGGTGGCTTTCGACGTGTCGGCCGTGGTGATCGATGCGCTTCCGGCAATTAATCCGGCATCGCCGGTACTGGCCGTCACTCCGCCACCGCCCAAGCCGGTCACACCGGTCGCCAATCCGCTGCTGGAGGAGACGGAGATGCCGAGGTTGGTCGTCACGCTCGCGCCGCCGACGGAAGGTGTGAAGGTGTCAGTCGCGGCAAAAGTGTGATCAAGGCCGTTATTGACGCTGAACGCAGCTCCGGCCGCGGCGCCAAAGACGCGGTTGGCGATATCCCCGGCGACGGCCGTGTTGGTCACGACGTTATAGGTCGAGCCGGTCCCGGCCTTGGTGCGGGAAATCTCGACTTCCCCACCGACAATGCGAGCATCGACGCCGTCGATCAAGTCGATCGCAGCGACCAGCTCATTGATGGTCGAATTGAGGGTCAGGCCCGTAATTGTGATCGGTGTGGCGCCGTCGACGGTTAACGTCAGAGTCGGCGAGGTCACACCCAGCGTGGTCAGGGTCTCACTTCCGTCGAGAACATCGTTCGGGATGTTGTTGCCGACAGCGGTGGAAAAGGTGGCCTGGTTGCCGGTAACGGTGATAACATGCGTGCCGCCGGCGCCATCACGGGCAACGCCCGAGACCAACGACAGGTTGTTGGTGACCGGAGCGCCCTCCGTCAGGCTGGCATCGGAGCGGGTCGCCGAGGCGTCAAGGTTGTTACCGTATTCAACGCGCGAAGTCGGGAGCGCCGGATCCTGCTGGCCGAACGGCAGCTTGATATTGCCGACGGTGGCCGTCGACGGAATCTGCCCCGAGGCATCCGCCATCTTACCCTGCACGTACAGGCCATTGGCCGGATTCACGAGGAAGCTGTTGGCATCGAAGCCGAACGCTCCGGCACGGGTATAGAACTTGGAGTTGCCGTCGGAGAGAATGAAGAAGCCGTTGCCCTGGATCGCCATGTCGGTGATCTGCCCAGTCAGCTCAAGACCGCCCTGGGTGAACAGATTATCGATCGAGGCGACATTCATGCCGAGTCCGAGCTGGACCGGGTTGGTACCACCGGAGACGGCCGAGGGGCGACCGGCGCCGCGCAGGGTCTGCACCAGCGCTTCCTGGAAAATTGAACGGCCCGACTTGAAGCCGACCGTATTGATGTTCGAGATGTTGTTCCCGATGACGTTCATCCGCACCTGATGATTTCTCAGGCCTGCGACACCGGCGAAGAGTGATGCTAACATAGTTTCATAACCTCCATATCCAGGCTTCCTCAAAGGAGGTCCGGCCTGTACACATTTGTTTCTATCCTAAGACCACAGAATCGATATTCGTAAACACGCCATCCTTCATGCGCGAGGTGGCGATGGCTGTCAAGACCGTGCGCGACGGCACGTTGACTAAAAGTGCGAGGTCGTCGAGCAGGACGACGGAATCGCGCGCGCCTTTGCTGGCGACGCGATCGACGGCATCCGCAAGACGGGACATGCGATCGGGCGACATCTCGAGTTGGCGACGCTCGATGCGTTCGCTCAGGTGTTTGGAGAAAGTCAGTCCGTCGCCGTCCGCCGGTTGAAACCGAGAAACGGGGTTTGCGGCCGGTTGCGACGGGTTCGGACGAACTTGCGGAACGGCATTCAAGAATTCAGTCATCGTCTATCCTCCTGCCACGTGGCGAACAAGCGCCAGCGGAATCATGCCGCCATCGATCAGCAGGAAGGCCTGGCCGTCGACATACTCGACGCCTTCGACCACACCGCGGGTGAAGCTTGAGGCCGGGACCGACTGGCCCTTGGCATCGCGCAGATCGACGCGGAAGCCGTAATTGCCCGTGGCCAATTCGTTGCCGTTGGCATCGCGGCCGTTCCAGGCGATGCTGTGCTCGCCGGGACCGAGTTGAGAGACCGACAAGGTGCGGACGACTTCGCCAGCATCGTTGTAAATCGTGATGGTGCCGTTGAGGGAGAAGACACCGGTCGAGAAGGTGATCGGGCTGACGGTCTCGTCGCCGACAGTCGTGACGCTGGCGTCAGCCGTGATCGTTTTGCCGATCAGCGAGGTGGCCATCGTGTTATTGATGGTCTGCGACAGAAGCATGTTCCACTGCGTGTTCTGCGACAGCAGATCGTTCATGTTCTGCAGTTGCTCGAGCGACGAGAATTGGGTCATCTGTCCGATGAACTCCGCGTCGTTCATTGGCTCGAGCGGATTCTGGTACTTCATCTGCGCCGTCAGCATCTTCAGAAAGTCCTCCTTGCCAAGGGTCTCTTTCTTGGTAGAGGTCGATTCCGTCACTTGCGGCTGCAGGATCGAGCTGACTGATTGCGGTTCCATGGCTATCTCACGCTAACAGGTTGAGTCCATTGACTAAGGCCGTTAGACCCGTCGTCACGGTCACGGCGGCCGGGCTTTCGGCAACCGCTGCCGGAACGAATTGGCGGCGTGGCTGCCGGGGTTGGCGCGCAAACGCCTGCGAATGCCGCGACAGGGCATCCTCGCTGACGATAACTTCGATTTGATTCAGCTTGAGCCCGGCGCGTTCAAAGCTCTCGCGCAGCTGCGGCAGGTTGGCCTCAACCAGGCGGCGGGCATCGTCACTGGAGGTCTCCAGTCGCGCCGAGGTCTCATGCGGCGTCGTAACGAGGCGCACTTTGACGGTTCCGAGGTGCTCCGGTTGGAGTTGCAGCTTAATCTCGCCGCGCTTGATCAGAGTCTCGATCTGGACGCGCTTGAGCGAAACGTGGACGCGTTCGGTGTCAGGAATCTCGATGGCCGCGGTATTCGGCACTTGGCCGTGATCTTCGGCCGGCAATTTGTCGACTGCGGCAAAGGTGCTCTGTCCGGTGCCGGCACTGATAGTCAGATCTTGTTTAAGCATCTCAGATGGACGGATCGCTTCGGCGCCGGGCAATGGTTTCGGGCTTGTCTCGGACAGCGGTGCCGGCGCGGGCTTCGCAACGGCCGCCTCTGCCCCCACTTCGGAAGTTGGCGGTTGCGATCCAACTGCAGCGACAGGCTGTGCCGATGGTTGACCGCTCTTCTTGTGACCGGCAAGGTTGACCACCGAATGACCACGCAACGGCAGCGGCAGGGCCGCAAACTCCGCGACCGTCGGCTGAATAGTGGGATCTTTTGCCGCGGTTTCCGGCTGAAGTTTGACTGTGGCGTCGGTCTGCAGATGTCCATCCAGCGACTGGATGCGAAGCTCGGGAAATAGCTGCTGCAACTGGGATTTCAGTTGATGAACAGCCGCCGGCTGCGAGCCTGCAACGAACCGACTGACGCGAGGTGCGTCAGACAATGCCACGTCGGTGTCGGCAATTGGAGTCGGCTGAGTTAATGCGGCCACCAATTCTTGAGCGGTGATCGGCTGATCAACTTTGACATCAACGGTTGATGGCAGCGTAACAGCGACCGCGGTCTGGCTCGGGACTTGCGCGGGCTGACCGAGCATTTCGACGAGCATCACGGCCAACTGCTGATCGGCAAGCGGAGTCACGATATCAGCAACGACTGCGTCTTGATGCGCCGGTCGATTCGACTGATTTGGCAATGCTTGCGGCGAGGTGATGGCGGTGTTCGGATCCAACAACGCAAGGAGCGGCGGACCGGTATAAACCGTGGCATTGACGGCCGCGGGTTCAGACTGAGGAACCGCCAAGTGTGGTTGCGGGTCGACTTCTGTTGGCGAATGCGGCTGTTCCGATGCGACGGTTTGCTCGGCAAGTGCCGGAGTCAGCAGCGCAGCGGTCGTGCCGTCGGCATTGACCGGGACGATTGACTGCTGCACGGCAGCGTTCAAGGCCAACGCGAACAAGCCTGCGGGAACGACACCGGCCTGCGCTGACGGCGCTGCCGCGTTGGCTGCATTCGCAGTGGCGGGGACCTGAGTCAATATGTCGAGCAGCGGATTCATTTCGTCCTTAGTTGTTCATCGAAATCAGATACTGGGTGATGCGCGCGGCGCGCTCCGGCGGGAGCTGGCCGAGCACTTCGGAAGCCTTCTGCTTCTTCATCTTGCTGATCAGAATGCTGACCTGAGCATCTTCAAGGTTGGCCAGGATCGGAACGAGCGCGGAAGTTTCCATGCCTTCATAGAGCTTGGCCATCTGGGTGATATTGCCTTCTTCCGCAGCTTTCTTGCGGTCAAGCAGGGCTTCGACCTGGGCTTTGAGTTGTTCCAGTTGTTTGCGTTCAACGTTGAGTTGAGCCACCTTGCGGTCGATTTCCTGCCGCTGTTCTTCGTACCACTGGACTTTCTGGAGCGAATCGCGCACCATCGCCGAGTCGGTGACTTGCGTTTCAGTGGAACCGCCGTCGAAGCCGTCAAACAGCTCGTCGTAGGCGCTGGCGCCGGTGGATTCTTCGGAGTTGTCCGGTTCCTGAGCCACAGAGTCGCTTGCGGTCGCCGCCGGTTCGATTGATTGCGCTGACGGTTTGACGTTGGTGGAACTGAAGACCCCGAATTTCAGGGAGAAAATGATCACAAACACGACAAAGACGATCAGTCCGCCGGCGATCGGCGCCAGATGCGACTTGCCGCCGGCTTTGGCCTTTGGTGTCGGCTCGGCTTGCGGTGTTTGTTCTTGTTCTTTTTCCGGCATGTCTGCTCCTATTCAAGCGACAAATGCTTTTCTGCCGCTCTGCGAAGATGCAAGGGGGATGCCAAACCTGCCGGCGAACTCGCAAGTTTCTGCAAGGTAAGGCTTTAGTCGTGAGCGTCGATTGCGAGAGATGAGATGAAAGGCGACGGCGAGGAAAGATTTTCTTGGTGGAAGGAACTAAGTGTCGAGCGCCGTGGACGACCGAATTCGTAGCGGCAGACTACGGTTGAGTGAGTCGGCGCAGGTGTTTCAATGTCGTGTTGGGGTCGAGCGATCCCAAGTCGAGCTGGACGGATAGTTGACTAGCGCTGAGCCGGCGGCCGAAGGACCAGAATTCCTTCAACAAGTTACCGTAGTCAGGCTGGCGGAAGTAGTCGTCGCCGAGATTTTCCGTAGCGAAGTTTTGCAGAGCGGCCGCCAAGCCGAGTCCCTGCAGGTACTCGGCGGCAGTTTCCTCGCCAATACCGCGTAGATACATTTCACGGTCGACGGCACTCCATTCAAATCCGAAGAGTTGTCGATGCGATTGCTCGTATTCCGCCTGGATGTTCTCAGCTTCAGAAAACAGCACTTGTTCAAAGAGCACGTCGGCGCAGAGACGCCGCAACAACAGCAGGCGCTGGAATGCGGCCAAGCGGACGTAGCGGCGGGCGGCGGCAGGCGCCATGGTCAAGGTCTCGGTGAGATAGCGCGGTTCCAACAAGAGGTCTTCGAGCGCGAAGGCGGACGCCTCGCTGACGGCAACGCTGCCAAGCTGCGCCAGCTCCAACTCGCGCTCCTGTGAGTAGAGATAGCCGAGCGCGTGGCCAAGTTCGTGGTAGTACTCGTGAAAATGTGCAGAACCGCGCGGACAAGTAACGATGATACGAAGGTCACTGGGCGGCGCGATTGCGTAGGTTGAAGAACGACCGCCAAAATCAGAGCTGTCGACAACAATTTGGATGAGGATAAGGGTGTCCGGCGGCAGATGCCAGGCCCTGAGCGTGCGAGCTACAATCGGTGGCAGCGAATCAGGGTGAAACAGCGCTCCCAGGGGATCGGCGTTCATCAGGTAGGCAATATCGTAGCCACGCAAATTGTTGAGTTTGATGCCGGCAAGTTGCGGGACTAGATCTTCGGCCAGGGCGCGAAAGAGCGAGTCACTGGCAGTCAAGAATTCCTGGGCCTGGGTGGCCAGAGCGGCATAGTCGACATCGAGCTTCTCTTCCACGAACGACAGAATCGAGCCGTAGCCGAAGTGGTAGAGGGCAGAATCGGTGAGTTCGAGCACCCGCCGCCGTACGGCGTTTTCGCGCTGCAACAGCGGCAGAAGATTCTCGTAGAGCTGCTCGCGCAAAGTACGATCGGGGGATTCCGCCAACACGCGCGAGGCCTGAGGGAGTGAATACGTTCGATCATTGAGGTTGAAGCGGTAGCCGGACAGCATTTCTTCCAAGTACTGTCTCTCCGGTAACAAGGCGGCGCGAATGCGCGATTCGATCAGAAAGAGGCGGAGGCGACGGAACTTGCGTTCGTCCGGTCCGGGTTCGAAACTATCCTCCACCCGCTGCAGGAGTTCGATGTTGGCTTCCGAAAAGAGATTCTGATAGCGCGCGAAGATGTCGGCGCGCTCGTCGGGACCGGCACCGGTGCGGCTGTTGAATTCGTTTTTCTGCAATTCGCGCAGGAAATCACGAGCCTCGCCGCGCAATGCGATCACCTTTTCCCATTCGCTCTGGGCGATTTCCGATTTACGTTCGGAGGCGCAGGCACTGAGAAGCAGACCAGTTGCGGCGATCAGTACGGCGAGCAATCGTTGCATTGGGGTGACGGTACAGGAAACGAAGCCGCTTGTCCAATACAAATTGCGGCAGCTGTTTTGGGGCAAAAGAAAGCGGGCGCGATGTCGATCGCGCCCGCTGGAATGGACACAACGATGGGGGCAGCCTACGCTTCGGGCGCGGCGGCCTCGCCGGAGCCGGTGTTTTCCATGCCGGCATCTTCGAGCGCCGCAGCCATCTGCGAGGTCGTGATGGTCGGGTGCTTGGCGGCAAAGGCCTCCAACTCGGCGTGTTCACGGCCCTTGTAGTAGTCGTCAACGGAAAGGACGATCTTGCGCTGAGTCTGATCGAATTCGATCACCTTCAACGGGATTTCGTCGCCTTCCTTGAAGGCATCGCCCGGCTTGGTCAGGTCGGGCACGCCCAGATGATGGGTGGCCACAAAGCCTTCGACCTCGTTGCCGAGTTCGACGATGACGCCACGGTCAAGCACACGAGTAATGATGCCGACCGATTCGGTACCGATGCCGTATTTCAGCGCGTACGACGGCCACGGGTCGTCAAAGAGCTGCTTGTAGCCCAGCGAGATCCGGCGATTGGCGCGGTCGATCTTGAGCACGATCACGTCCACTTCCTGTCCCTTCTTCATGACTTCCGAAGGATGTTGGATGCGGCGATTCCACGACATATCGGAGATGTGCACCAGGCCGTCGATACCCTCTTCGAGTTCGATGAAGGCGCCGAAGGTCGTCAAGTTGCGCACTTTGCCGCGCACCTTCGAACCAATCGGGTACTTCTGGTCGAGGATGGTCCACGGATCAGGTTCCATCTGCTTGATGCCGAGGGAGATCTTCTCATTCTCCTTGTCGACAGCCAGGACGACGGCATCGAGGCGATCACCGACGTTCATGATCTTCGAAGGGTGCTTGATGTGCTGGGTCCAGCTCATTTCGCTGATGTGGATCAGGCCTTCGATGCCCTTCTCCAGCTCGACGAAAGCGCCGTAGTCGGTCAAGGAGACGACGGTGCCGTTCACCTTGCTGCCGACCGGGTACTTCTCCTCGATCCGCTCCCACGGGTACTCCGTGAGTTGCTTCATACCGAGCGAGATGCGGCCGGTATCTTTATCGAAATCGAGAATCTTCACTTTGATAGAATCGCCCAATTGCACCAGTTCCGACGGGTGGGAAATCCGGCCCCACGACATGTCGGTAATATGGAGCAGGCCGTCGAGTCCGCCGAGGTCGATGAAGACGCCGAAGTCGGTGATATTCTTGACCTGGCCTTCACGCACCTGGCCAACCTCGATGTGTTCGAGCAGTTTCTTGCGCATTTCTTCACGCTCGTGCTCGAGGACCACGCGGCGGCTGACGACGATATTGCGGCGGCTCTTATTGAGCTTGATAATCTTGAGCGGCAGGGTCTTGCCGATCAATTCGTCGAAATCGGGCACCTGGCGCAGGGCGATTTGCGACCCGGGCAGGAAAGCGTCGACACCAAATAGGTCGACGACGATGCCGCCCTTGATGCGGCGCATGAGACGGCCCTGGACCAGTTCGCCGGCGTCGTGGGCGTCGCGGATACGATCCCAGACGCGCATGAAATCGGCCTTCTGCTTGGACAAAATCAGTTGGCCGTTTTGATCTTCGACCGATTCGAGGTAGACGTCGATCTGGTCACCGACCATGATGTTGATCGGTTCCGGGAATTCCTCGATCGGGATGATGCCTTCGGATTTGAAGCCGACGTCGACAATCACGTCTTCGCGGGTGATGTCGAGGACGCGGCCCTTGATGATCTCGCCTTCGCGGATGTCCTGCAGCGTGTGGTTGTACATCGCCAGCAGTTCATCGTACTCCTTGGACGAATACTCCTCGTCGTCCAGTTCGGTCTGCTTGATGGCATCGACATGGGCAAACATGGCGCCGGTGTCGAAGCGACTCTGGGCGCGTTCGGAAACGCGGCGTTGGCGTTCGGTGGAGATGGAGCCGACTTCCTGGGCCAAGGTGGTCACCATCGAGGTGCCCTTTTGCTCGGCCTTGCTGACCTTCTTGACGATGGCGCCTTTGGCGCCGCGCGAAGATGACCTTTTGTCCTGAGCCTCACCTCCTGTCTTTGAAGTTAACTTAGTGGTTTTTGTGGTTTCGTCAGACATTTCTGTCTTCCTCCTTACGAACTATCGCTAACCCTTCCGGGCTGTTTTTGCTTGTTGGCTGCACGACACCTCCTGTAGTGAAAGTTACTCGTGACCGTAGTCGAGATTCGACCCGACCGTTTACTATCTGAGTTGCGCCCCAGGGACGCTTCAGAGCTTCTCCAATTCGGACTTCAGCCGACCAATTTCGCGCATGACGGTCTCAGTCAGATCGTCGTATCGCGGTTTGCCGCCGCCGGGGGCTGTGAAGCGGCTGACATCCAGCGGCTCGGCGAAGGCGATGCCCAGTTTAGCGCGGCGAAAGAACACGTCTTTCAGCCGGTTGGAGCCGACAATTGCCGTCGGGACTACCGGCACACCGGCGGAGAGCGCCAGCCGCGCCATACCGGGTTGAGCCCGTTGTATCTCACCCGTCTTCGAGCGCGTGCCCTCCGGAAAGAAGAGCAGCTGATCGCCCAGACGGAGATGATTCAAAGCGACTTTCCAAGCCGTCCGATCGGCTTCCCCGCGGCGTGCCGGAAAGGCATGAAAGAATTTCAGGATTGCGCCGATCAGCCGGTTTTCGAACAACTCGATCTTCGCGAAATAGTAAGACCGGCGCGACAACAGCGATCCAAGCAGGGGCGGATCGAAGTTGGACAGGTGATTCGACGCAATCACGGCCGCACCCGGCGGGACGTGTTCGTGTCCGACTACCCGCCAGCCCAGGAGTCCGCGCGCTCCGCAGCGAATCAGGATCTGGACCAGCCAGTACACCAAAATCAATCGACCGCGACCTGGCGAGCCAGATCGACGATTTTGCACACCTGCTGTTCGAAAGTCAGGTGCGACGTATCGAGGTCGATGGCGTCGGCCACTCGCGTCAACGGCGAAGCCGCGCGACTCGAGTCGGCGTGATCACGCCGCGCCAGCAGTTCGCTTTGCTCCTGCGACGAGGTCGTGACGCCAAGCTCGTTCATATCCTTGACGCGGCGCACGGCGCGCTCGCGAATATCCGCGTGCATATAGATTTTCAGATCGGCGTCCGGGAACACCACTGAAGTTGTATCCCGACCTTCGGCGACCACGCCGCCGCTGGCACCGATTTCCTGTTGCCGCCGGACCAGAATCTCGCGCACCTGGGGGTGTTGCGAGACCGGCGTCGTACCGGCGGTTACCTCCGGTGTGCGAATCTCGGAGGAGACGTCCTGCCCGTCGAGAAGAACCCGCTGGCTGCCCGCGACGATTCTGAACTCAATACGAGTCGAACGCGTCAGGTCGACAAGTCGATCCTGATCGTTCAGATCAAGTCCCTGGCGCAGGGCCTTCAGTGTTACCGCGCGATACATGGCCCCGGTATCGAGATAGAGCAATCCGAGGCGACGGGCGACTTCCCGGGCGGTGGTGCTCTTCCCCGATCCGGCCGGGCCGTCGATCGCGATCACGAGCTGTTGCAGTGACTTGTTCAATCCCTTGCGCAATTCAGGCACAGCCTTATAACAATAAACATAATCGCCGGATAATCAACAGAAAAGTCACCGCTCGGGTTCAGTGAAGTCCGACCTTTTTCTTGAGGCGGTCGACTTCGTGAGGACTCAGGAAGCGCCATTTGCCGCGCTCGAGGCCGGTCAAGGGGATTTCGTCGTATTTGATGCGAGTGAGGGCGATAACAGGAAACCCGATGATTTTGCACATGCGGCGGATTTCACGCTTTCGTCCTTCGGTCAATTCAATCGACAGCAGCGTCGTATCTTCTTCGCTTTCAAGGATCTTCACGCGGGCTTTTGCGATGTGGCCGTCCTCCAATTGGATTCCATCGAAGAAATGGCGCAGGTCTTCCTGACCGAGGCGACCTTTCACGCTGACGTGATAGAGCTTCTTGACCCCGTAGCTTGGGTGGGCGAGGCGGAAAGCCAGTTCGCCGTCGTCGGTAAGCAGCAACAGCCCTTCGGAATCAAGATCGAGCCGACCGACCGGGTAGACGCGCTGCTTGAGTCCGCGCAGAAGCCAGCGGATCGTCCTGCGGCCAAAGTCATCCTTTAAGGTAACAAGGTAACCTTTTGGTTTATATAGGGCTAAGTATACGTGCTCCGAAGGTCGAACGCACGGTCTGCCGTCGACTGTGATCTGATCGGTGTTCTCGTCGATATTTGTTCCGAGCTTGATGACGGTTTCCCCGTTGACTGTAACCTTGCCGCTGGCGATGAGCAAGTCAGCCGCACGACGTGAGGCGAGCCCGCAGAGTGAGATGTAACGGTTTAGGCGCAAGATCAGCTATTGGGGTTGTTCTGGTCACCGTCCAGCTCATCAAGATCAAGCTCGGCGGTGTCTTCTTCATCGGTGACATCAGGCGCAAGATCGTAGCGGGACGTCAAGGCGTCGGCGGCGGCATCGGCCAAGTCAGTAACAGTATCCGCCGCATCTGCGGTCGAGGCGCCCAGCTCAAGCTCGGGCTGGCGGTGCGCCAGCACCTTGTGGGAGGCAACCTCTGCGAGCCGCGGCAATTGCTCAAGGCCGGCAATGCCGAAGTATTCCAGAAATTTCTGTGTCGTGGCATAGAGGAGCGGCTTGCCGACCTTCTCTGCCCTGCCGGCCATCTTGATCAACTTCCGTTCGAGCAGAGTCTGAACCACACCATCGGCGGCAACACCGCGGATTTGTTCGATCTCGCCCTTGGTGATCGGCTGTTTGTAAGCGATGATGGCGAGCGTCTCCAACCCGGCCGGGGTCAGACGGCGATCGCGCTGAACCGAAAAGTACTTCTCAACCTGCACCGCAAAATCGGGAATCAGGTAGTATTGAAAGCCGCCGGCGATTTCACGGATGCGGAAGGTATTGTTGTTCGCCGTGTATTTCTCGTTCAACTTGTCGACGATGCCTTTGACACCGCCTTTGTGGCGCGAGGAGAGAAGCTTCTTCAATTCGACGGTCGGCATCGGCCGCGGCGACGAAAACAGCACCGCCTCGATCAGATTGATTTCTTCCTCGGTATATCCCTGCGGATTAGAGTCGGACGACATAGATTTCTCCAAAGTGTTGGTGCTGGCGGGCGGCGATGCGTTGCAGTTTGACCAGTTCCAG
Encoded here:
- a CDS encoding rRNA pseudouridine synthase, coding for MILRLNRYISLCGLASRRAADLLIASGKVTVNGETVIKLGTNIDENTDQITVDGRPCVRPSEHVYLALYKPKGYLVTLKDDFGRRTIRWLLRGLKQRVYPVGRLDLDSEGLLLLTDDGELAFRLAHPSYGVKKLYHVSVKGRLGQEDLRHFFDGIQLEDGHIAKARVKILESEEDTTLLSIELTEGRKREIRRMCKIIGFPVIALTRIKYDEIPLTGLERGKWRFLSPHEVDRLKKKVGLH
- the scpB gene encoding SMC-Scp complex subunit ScpB, which produces MSSDSNPQGYTEEEINLIEAVLFSSPRPMPTVELKKLLSSRHKGGVKGIVDKLNEKYTANNNTFRIREIAGGFQYYLIPDFAVQVEKYFSVQRDRRLTPAGLETLAIIAYKQPITKGEIEQIRGVAADGVVQTLLERKLIKMAGRAEKVGKPLLYATTQKFLEYFGIAGLEQLPRLAEVASHKVLAHRQPELELGASTADAADTVTDLADAAADALTSRYDLAPDVTDEEDTAELDLDELDGDQNNPNS